A single Lycorma delicatula isolate Av1 chromosome 12, ASM4794821v1, whole genome shotgun sequence DNA region contains:
- the CheA87a gene encoding chemosensory protein A 87a isoform X3, translated as MKLLFVVVNVIYFNFVFCFWVEDAGPYRIKPTEDFFKMCEKVGKNSSWMDTKAHKYNETHFAYTGNLTLNLEQNNLWIRATMQSKPKGSNKWNSILSVRMKLCLAIERYIKKIVTEMFLNAGFKYTCPVPKMTCMHHLGNNAS; from the exons atgaaattattatttgttgttgtaaacgttatatattttaactttgtgttttgtttctgggtagAAGATGCT GGACCGTACAGAATTAAACCgacagaagatttttttaaaatgtgtgaaAAGGTGGGGAAAAATTCGAGTTGGATGGATACAAAAGCGCATAAGTATAATGAAACTCATTTTGCCTATACTGGGAATTTAACCCTTAATCtagaacaaaataatttgtgG atccGTGCGACTATGCAATCTAAACCTAAAGGATCAAACAAATGGAACAGTATTTTATCTGTAAGAATGAAACTTTGTCTTGCAATCgagagatatataaaaaaaattgtaacagaaatgtttttaaatgctgGATTTAAATATACATGTCCTGTTCCGAAA